In Nymphaea colorata isolate Beijing-Zhang1983 chromosome 5, ASM883128v2, whole genome shotgun sequence, one genomic interval encodes:
- the LOC116255082 gene encoding uncharacterized protein LOC116255082 isoform X1, with amino-acid sequence MQMGSAVGPRLHFVGASNPPQKKTQLHRLGTQFRCLSVHRDLKGQTTARTEILFIENGPPSCMLPNFLMVRMWSFFTSTYEIANSLAITQKQFGHAQSVHKFSLCCQFSRFLAESACSFGSASSNLHIIVGYWVGPDIEDGWGYAEASVNQIFRY; translated from the exons ATGCAGATGGGGAGTGCTGTTGGCCCCCGCCTGCATTTTGTCGGCGCCTCAAACCCACCACAGAAAAAGACGCAG CTCCATCGGTTGGGAACTCAGTTTAGATGTTTGTCTGTGCACAGAGATTTGAAGGGTCAGACAACTGCCAGGACAG agattttatttattgaaaatggTCCACCATCCTGTATGCTGCCCAATTTTTTGATGGTCCGAATGTGGAGTTTCTTCACGTCGACATATGAAATTGCAAACAGTTTGGCAATCACTCAAAAGCAGTTCGGTCATGCTCAGTCGGTTCACAAGTTTTCCTTGTGCTGTCAGTTTTCAAGGTTCCTGGCTGAATCAGCTTGCAGCTTCGGAAGTGCTAGTTCTAATTTGCACATAATAGTTGGTTATTGGGTTGGACCTGACATTGAAGATGGATGGGGATATGCGGAGGCCTCTGTAAACCAAATTTTTAGGTATTGA
- the LOC116255082 gene encoding uncharacterized protein LOC116255082 isoform X4 — protein sequence MLHRLGTQFRCLSVHRDLKGQTTARTEILFIENGPPSCMLPNFLMVRMWSFFTSTYEIANSLAITQKQFGHAQSVHKFSLCCQFSRFLAESACSFGSASSNLHIIVGYWVGPDIEDGWGYAEASVNQIFRY from the exons ATG CTCCATCGGTTGGGAACTCAGTTTAGATGTTTGTCTGTGCACAGAGATTTGAAGGGTCAGACAACTGCCAGGACAG agattttatttattgaaaatggTCCACCATCCTGTATGCTGCCCAATTTTTTGATGGTCCGAATGTGGAGTTTCTTCACGTCGACATATGAAATTGCAAACAGTTTGGCAATCACTCAAAAGCAGTTCGGTCATGCTCAGTCGGTTCACAAGTTTTCCTTGTGCTGTCAGTTTTCAAGGTTCCTGGCTGAATCAGCTTGCAGCTTCGGAAGTGCTAGTTCTAATTTGCACATAATAGTTGGTTATTGGGTTGGACCTGACATTGAAGATGGATGGGGATATGCGGAGGCCTCTGTAAACCAAATTTTTAGGTATTGA
- the LOC116255082 gene encoding uncharacterized protein LOC116255082 isoform X3, with product MKLHRLGTQFRCLSVHRDLKGQTTARTEILFIENGPPSCMLPNFLMVRMWSFFTSTYEIANSLAITQKQFGHAQSVHKFSLCCQFSRFLAESACSFGSASSNLHIIVGYWVGPDIEDGWGYAEASVNQIFRY from the exons ATGAAG CTCCATCGGTTGGGAACTCAGTTTAGATGTTTGTCTGTGCACAGAGATTTGAAGGGTCAGACAACTGCCAGGACAG agattttatttattgaaaatggTCCACCATCCTGTATGCTGCCCAATTTTTTGATGGTCCGAATGTGGAGTTTCTTCACGTCGACATATGAAATTGCAAACAGTTTGGCAATCACTCAAAAGCAGTTCGGTCATGCTCAGTCGGTTCACAAGTTTTCCTTGTGCTGTCAGTTTTCAAGGTTCCTGGCTGAATCAGCTTGCAGCTTCGGAAGTGCTAGTTCTAATTTGCACATAATAGTTGGTTATTGGGTTGGACCTGACATTGAAGATGGATGGGGATATGCGGAGGCCTCTGTAAACCAAATTTTTAGGTATTGA
- the LOC116255082 gene encoding uncharacterized protein LOC116255082 isoform X2: protein MSVCLDLHRLGTQFRCLSVHRDLKGQTTARTEILFIENGPPSCMLPNFLMVRMWSFFTSTYEIANSLAITQKQFGHAQSVHKFSLCCQFSRFLAESACSFGSASSNLHIIVGYWVGPDIEDGWGYAEASVNQIFRY, encoded by the exons ATGTCTGTATGTCTTGAC CTCCATCGGTTGGGAACTCAGTTTAGATGTTTGTCTGTGCACAGAGATTTGAAGGGTCAGACAACTGCCAGGACAG agattttatttattgaaaatggTCCACCATCCTGTATGCTGCCCAATTTTTTGATGGTCCGAATGTGGAGTTTCTTCACGTCGACATATGAAATTGCAAACAGTTTGGCAATCACTCAAAAGCAGTTCGGTCATGCTCAGTCGGTTCACAAGTTTTCCTTGTGCTGTCAGTTTTCAAGGTTCCTGGCTGAATCAGCTTGCAGCTTCGGAAGTGCTAGTTCTAATTTGCACATAATAGTTGGTTATTGGGTTGGACCTGACATTGAAGATGGATGGGGATATGCGGAGGCCTCTGTAAACCAAATTTTTAGGTATTGA